One Microbacterium trichothecenolyticum DNA window includes the following coding sequences:
- a CDS encoding aminotransferase-like domain-containing protein, producing the protein MTLVDRATSALVDHRTALVSAEQLALRLGRWATTEATLSASLADGIARLVREGELRGGDRLPSERTLAATVAVSRGTVVSAYARLYDDGILDRRQGSGTRIAGAAPTAARQAAGRGEALYATLPSSIDLLRAVPSISPLAIDIVQRHRPVLDATTVEGDPAGLPTLRTRIAQLMTDDGTPTTSAQILVTHGAQQALSLLVDELVSPGDTILTEEVAWPGLTDAVRRRGGQVHGIPLTPDGVDVEALEIAIVVRRPVLIALNPHNHNPTGIQASPAVRQRIADLAAEHGVMVVEDRVLAHVSFNGAPPPSLASLRPDAPIVVVDSLSKWAWEGLRIGWVRADPVLVRRLRGLRQTSDLSTSVPSQLLALDLIAAAPALRRTVATVHRDAAIAAGELLVAHLPDWRWTPPRGGLWLWARLPTGSASGFARYAAGVGVSIAGSAQFASDVDADDHIRIPVTPPAGALEAGVTRLGEAWRGYRDGR; encoded by the coding sequence GACGGTATCGCCCGGCTCGTGCGCGAGGGCGAACTCCGTGGCGGCGACCGCCTCCCCTCGGAACGCACGCTCGCGGCCACCGTCGCCGTCTCCCGCGGCACGGTCGTCAGCGCCTACGCGCGCCTGTACGACGACGGCATCCTCGACCGGCGGCAGGGCAGCGGCACGCGCATCGCCGGGGCGGCGCCGACGGCCGCACGCCAGGCCGCCGGACGAGGAGAGGCGCTGTACGCCACGCTGCCCTCGAGCATCGACCTGCTGCGCGCCGTCCCCTCGATCTCGCCGCTCGCCATCGACATCGTCCAGCGCCACCGCCCGGTGCTCGACGCCACCACCGTCGAGGGCGATCCGGCGGGCCTGCCCACCCTTCGCACCCGCATCGCGCAGCTGATGACCGATGACGGCACCCCCACGACCTCGGCGCAGATCCTGGTCACCCACGGTGCGCAGCAGGCCCTCAGCCTGCTCGTCGACGAGCTCGTCTCCCCCGGCGACACGATCCTCACCGAGGAGGTGGCCTGGCCCGGACTCACGGATGCCGTGCGCCGCCGCGGCGGCCAGGTCCACGGCATCCCGCTCACCCCCGACGGCGTCGACGTCGAGGCACTGGAGATCGCGATCGTCGTGCGGCGGCCCGTGCTGATCGCCCTGAACCCGCACAACCACAACCCCACCGGCATCCAGGCCAGCCCCGCCGTCCGTCAGCGCATCGCCGACCTCGCCGCCGAGCACGGCGTGATGGTGGTCGAAGACCGCGTGCTCGCGCACGTGTCGTTCAACGGCGCTCCCCCGCCGTCTCTGGCGAGCCTGCGCCCCGACGCACCGATCGTCGTCGTCGACTCGCTGTCGAAGTGGGCGTGGGAGGGCCTGCGGATCGGATGGGTGCGGGCCGATCCCGTGCTCGTGCGGCGCCTGCGCGGACTGCGCCAGACGAGCGACCTGTCGACCAGCGTCCCCTCGCAGCTGCTCGCGCTCGATCTCATCGCCGCGGCACCGGCCCTGCGCCGTACCGTCGCCACGGTCCACCGCGACGCGGCGATCGCGGCGGGTGAGCTCCTCGTCGCGCACCTGCCCGACTGGCGCTGGACACCGCCGCGCGGGGGCCTCTGGCTCTGGGCGCGACTGCCGACCGGGTCCGCCTCCGGCTTCGCGCGCTACGCCGCGGGCGTGGGGGTGTCGATCGCGGGATCGGCGCAGTTCGCCTCGGACGTGGATGCCGACGACCACATCCGCATCCCCGTCACCCCGCCCGCGGGAGCTCTCGAAGCGGGCGTCACGCGTCTCGGCGAGGCGTGGCGAGGGTATCGCGACGGGAGGTGA
- a CDS encoding MIP/aquaporin family protein, which yields MTAHDPSGPAPSGPTPSGRQALVAQVGVTTFAADWTSDAHRVRRLVSEFIGMAGLTFILSGGASIIAQDGGTVPKIAVVAILSAVSALWLMAAIFFLGDISAHFNPAMTLAFALRGDMGWPMAVAYWVVQFVGAVAGSGAAVLLFGDAGGLASVRPPQGGEWQALVFETVITFGIVLMVLGMANGPKLNGQFVPFAVAAYIMAWGTMGGAFNGAAMNPARAFGPAVFAGALDVVWVYLVGGAIGAVIAVLVARFFRGRARAQEASAAMGNPLA from the coding sequence GTGACGGCTCATGATCCCTCGGGGCCGGCTCCCTCGGGGCCGACTCCGTCGGGGCGGCAGGCCCTGGTGGCACAGGTGGGGGTGACCACGTTCGCCGCCGACTGGACCAGCGATGCTCACCGGGTCCGCCGCCTCGTGTCGGAGTTCATCGGGATGGCGGGACTGACGTTCATTCTCTCGGGCGGCGCGTCGATCATCGCGCAAGACGGGGGGACGGTTCCCAAGATCGCCGTCGTGGCGATCCTGTCAGCGGTGTCGGCGCTGTGGCTCATGGCGGCGATCTTCTTCCTCGGCGACATCTCCGCCCACTTCAATCCCGCGATGACCCTGGCCTTCGCCCTGCGCGGCGACATGGGCTGGCCCATGGCGGTGGCGTACTGGGTGGTGCAGTTCGTGGGGGCCGTCGCCGGGTCGGGCGCGGCGGTGCTGCTGTTCGGGGACGCCGGGGGACTGGCATCCGTCCGTCCGCCCCAGGGCGGTGAATGGCAGGCGCTGGTGTTCGAGACGGTCATCACGTTCGGGATCGTGCTCATGGTGCTGGGCATGGCGAACGGCCCGAAGCTGAACGGGCAGTTCGTGCCCTTCGCGGTCGCGGCGTACATCATGGCGTGGGGGACGATGGGCGGCGCGTTCAACGGGGCCGCGATGAACCCCGCCCGCGCGTTCGGGCCGGCGGTGTTCGCGGGGGCGCTCGACGTGGTGTGGGTCTACCTCGTCGGCGGCGCGATCGGCGCGGTGATCGCTGTGCTCGTGGCGCGGTTCTTTCGCGGACGGGCGCGGGCACAGGAGGCGTCGGCGGCAATGGGGAACCCGCTGGCGTGA
- a CDS encoding class II fumarate hydratase: protein MTDSTPASAAPASLPTTPAPSASDDTPPTILDLPIGLDATGQRQEFDSLGTVMVPADHYWGAQTQRSLEHFNIGNDRMPKEVYHAYGYVKKAAAIVNTKAGRMPAWKGELIEKVADEVISGALDSEFPLYVWQTGSGTQSNMNVNEVVSNRCIQLVGGTLGAQEPIHPNDHVNMGQSSNDTFPTAMHIAAYTMTTNKTLPALGRLKAALESKSQQWADVVKIGRTHLEDATPLTVGQEWSGYAAAVGDAIEELEHATSLLLKVAMGGTAVGTGLNAPAGFGDEVAAVIAQLTGFPFETAPNKFAAQGTLDRMVRAHAGLKTTAVTLFKIANDMRWLGSGPRTGLMELTFPSNEPGSSIMPGKVNPTQAEAMLMVCIDVMSADVAVQMGGAEGNFELNAFRPVLIAHYLHSALILADMCDHFREFMIEGASLNEDKLKENIENSLMMVTALSPVIGYDNAAHIAEYAQANGLTLKKAALDKGVSEELFDKVVVPIDMTHPGSADIATPAKS, encoded by the coding sequence ATGACCGACAGCACCCCCGCCTCCGCCGCGCCCGCCTCCCTCCCCACGACGCCCGCTCCCTCGGCATCCGACGACACCCCGCCCACGATCCTCGACCTGCCCATCGGACTGGATGCCACGGGCCAGCGCCAGGAGTTCGACAGCCTCGGCACCGTCATGGTGCCGGCCGATCACTACTGGGGTGCGCAGACCCAGCGCAGCCTCGAGCACTTCAACATCGGCAACGACCGAATGCCGAAGGAGGTCTACCACGCCTACGGCTACGTGAAGAAGGCCGCCGCCATCGTCAACACGAAGGCGGGCCGCATGCCCGCGTGGAAGGGCGAGCTCATCGAGAAGGTCGCCGACGAGGTCATCTCGGGCGCGCTCGACAGCGAGTTCCCGCTGTACGTGTGGCAGACCGGATCGGGCACGCAGTCGAACATGAACGTCAACGAGGTGGTGTCGAACCGCTGCATCCAGCTCGTGGGCGGCACCCTCGGCGCGCAGGAGCCCATCCACCCCAACGACCACGTCAACATGGGGCAGTCCAGCAACGACACCTTCCCCACCGCGATGCACATCGCGGCGTACACGATGACGACGAACAAGACGCTGCCCGCACTCGGCCGGCTGAAGGCCGCGCTCGAGAGCAAGTCGCAGCAGTGGGCCGACGTCGTCAAGATCGGGCGCACGCACCTCGAAGACGCCACGCCCCTGACCGTGGGCCAGGAGTGGTCGGGTTACGCCGCGGCCGTCGGTGACGCGATCGAGGAGCTCGAGCACGCCACGTCGCTGCTGTTGAAGGTCGCGATGGGCGGAACAGCCGTCGGCACGGGACTGAACGCCCCGGCCGGCTTCGGCGACGAGGTGGCCGCGGTCATCGCGCAGCTGACCGGATTCCCGTTCGAGACGGCGCCGAACAAGTTCGCCGCCCAGGGCACGCTCGACCGTATGGTGCGCGCGCACGCGGGGCTGAAGACGACGGCGGTGACGCTGTTCAAGATCGCCAACGACATGCGTTGGCTCGGCTCGGGTCCGCGGACAGGCCTCATGGAGCTCACCTTCCCCTCGAATGAGCCGGGTTCGTCGATCATGCCCGGGAAGGTCAACCCGACCCAGGCCGAGGCGATGCTCATGGTGTGCATCGATGTGATGAGCGCCGACGTGGCCGTGCAGATGGGCGGTGCGGAGGGCAACTTCGAGCTGAACGCCTTCCGGCCGGTGCTCATCGCGCACTACCTGCACTCGGCGCTGATCCTCGCCGACATGTGCGACCACTTCCGCGAGTTCATGATCGAGGGTGCATCGCTCAACGAGGACAAGCTGAAGGAGAACATCGAGAACTCCCTCATGATGGTCACCGCCCTCTCGCCCGTCATCGGCTACGACAACGCCGCGCACATCGCGGAGTACGCGCAGGCGAACGGGCTGACGCTGAAGAAGGCCGCCCTCGACAAGGGGGTCTCGGAGGAGTTGTTCGACAAGGTGGTCGTGCCGATCGACATGACCCACCCCGGCTCGGCCGACATCGCCACCCCCGCCAAGAGCTGA
- a CDS encoding NAD-dependent malic enzyme — protein MSTDVQEISLEDGRAAYGTTLRGVSVLRHPLLNKGTAFSADERAALELNGLLPTLVSTDMEGQLDSAYAHYSAQPTDLDKHVYMWELHDDNVTLFYALIQRHLLEMLPVVYDPTVGEAIEKFSEIWRRPRGVFLSISDAGTVEERLRNYGLEEGGVDLIVASDAEEILGIGDWGANGIDISIGKLAVYTAAAGVNPHRVIPVILDVGTDNEKLLNDPQYIGAKHSRVRGERYDAFIDEYVTAARKLFPGAVLHWEDFGSTTARVILDRHRDEVATFNDDMQGTGAIAMAGLINAVSLSGTAWADHRVVVLGGGTAGCGIADQIAARMQQEGATAEQAYAQIFVVDLPGLLTDDMTDGLLDYQRPYAKPAADVSGWARTRVESDVAAALRWPAMAALRDARAKDGIIDLATVVAEVKPSILIGTSTTPGEFTEPIVKTLAEAHAHPIVFPLSNPTPLAEATPTQILTWSDGRALVATGSPFDDVELNGVAYRIGQANNAALYPGLGFGAIVGRVKKISDEMIAAAAAAVASQADLSEPGAALLPSNGRLRETSALVAIQVIRTAIAQGLNGVELDDPVEAVRAAAWWPEYRSVVAQ, from the coding sequence ATGAGCACTGACGTCCAGGAGATCTCACTCGAAGATGGACGCGCGGCCTACGGCACGACACTGCGAGGTGTGTCGGTCCTCCGGCATCCGCTGCTGAACAAGGGCACGGCGTTCAGCGCCGACGAGCGCGCCGCGCTGGAGCTGAACGGCCTGCTGCCGACACTCGTCTCCACCGACATGGAGGGCCAGCTGGACTCGGCCTACGCGCACTACAGTGCCCAGCCGACCGACCTCGACAAGCACGTCTACATGTGGGAGCTGCACGACGACAACGTCACGCTCTTCTACGCACTCATCCAGCGCCACCTGCTCGAGATGCTGCCCGTGGTCTACGACCCCACGGTCGGTGAGGCGATCGAGAAGTTCAGCGAGATCTGGCGTCGCCCGCGCGGGGTGTTCCTCTCCATCTCCGACGCCGGCACGGTCGAGGAGCGCCTGCGCAACTACGGCCTCGAAGAGGGCGGCGTCGACCTGATCGTCGCGAGTGACGCCGAAGAGATCCTCGGCATCGGCGACTGGGGCGCCAACGGCATCGACATCTCGATCGGCAAGCTCGCCGTCTACACCGCGGCCGCCGGCGTCAACCCGCACCGCGTCATCCCCGTCATCCTCGATGTGGGCACCGACAACGAAAAGCTCCTGAACGACCCGCAGTACATCGGCGCGAAGCACTCGCGTGTGCGGGGCGAGCGCTACGACGCCTTCATCGACGAGTACGTCACCGCCGCGCGGAAACTGTTCCCGGGCGCGGTGCTGCACTGGGAGGACTTCGGCTCGACCACGGCCCGCGTCATCCTCGACCGTCACCGCGACGAGGTCGCGACCTTCAACGACGACATGCAGGGCACGGGAGCGATCGCGATGGCGGGGCTCATCAACGCCGTCTCGCTGTCCGGCACCGCGTGGGCCGACCACCGCGTCGTCGTCCTCGGCGGCGGCACGGCGGGCTGCGGCATCGCCGATCAGATCGCCGCGCGCATGCAGCAGGAGGGCGCGACCGCCGAGCAGGCGTACGCCCAGATCTTCGTCGTCGACCTTCCGGGTCTGCTCACCGACGACATGACGGACGGGCTGCTCGACTACCAGCGCCCCTACGCCAAGCCCGCGGCCGACGTCAGCGGATGGGCCCGCACGCGGGTCGAGTCCGACGTCGCCGCAGCTCTGCGCTGGCCGGCGATGGCGGCGCTGCGCGATGCGCGCGCGAAAGACGGCATCATCGACCTCGCCACCGTCGTCGCCGAGGTGAAGCCTTCGATTCTCATCGGCACCTCCACGACCCCCGGTGAGTTCACCGAGCCGATCGTGAAGACGCTCGCCGAGGCGCACGCGCACCCGATCGTGTTCCCGCTGTCGAACCCGACGCCGCTCGCCGAGGCGACGCCCACGCAGATTCTCACGTGGTCGGACGGGCGTGCGCTGGTCGCCACGGGCTCGCCGTTCGACGACGTCGAGCTGAACGGGGTCGCCTACCGCATCGGTCAGGCCAACAACGCCGCGCTGTACCCCGGCCTCGGGTTCGGGGCGATCGTCGGCCGGGTGAAGAAGATCAGCGACGAGATGATCGCCGCCGCGGCAGCGGCCGTGGCGAGCCAGGCCGACCTCAGCGAGCCCGGTGCGGCGTTGCTGCCCTCGAACGGGCGCCTGCGCGAGACCTCGGCGCTCGTGGCGATCCAGGTCATCAGGACCGCCATCGCCCAGGGGCTCAACGGTGTCGAGCTCGATGATCCCGTGGAGGCTGTGCGCGCGGCCGCGTGGTGGCCCGAGTACCGCAGCGTCGTCGCCCAGTGA
- a CDS encoding S8 family serine peptidase → MLRTLAAAEVDLRASDDVRALVGVDVNVPGGLDVTDGNVTVSVRFANATAQDAAVEAAAPLGAIVAVTRSLPTIVVQAPPASFASLAALPGAISVTPALRPVGSGSSSTALAVPALEAPAPSCREIPVDADPVLRSGEAREAFGVDGTGVSVGVISDSFDKAPTAATTPQQDIAIGSLPGPGNPCGHTTPVRVLADSPGPASDEGRAMLQNVHGIAPGAELLFATAGPTTATFADAIRDLRAAGADVIVDDKIFFEEPYYQRGIVASAVADVVADGATYLSAGGNDGSVGKKNGRSAGQSTGAWESETFTAMTCPQAVLDNLQPPTPTVECMNFAPDGTANALLEAEFESIGPSFLMVTQWSNPVDAVETNVSAYVFDTEGKLVGTPASLGETHPTTVTGVETGAAEGETKVGTYRIALVRHRPDTADIRTKVIFMPDGGGTLELQYSTWPEGVHVGSTAFGHSADPAAIAVGAASVLAPDALEGFSSPGPVTYLFEPERTDGIPAARLAEPRVISKPDIVAVNRVRTSFFTLMSTNPSVYRFPGTSSAAPIAGGVAALAVQRAGRDTSPDVIRAALVGSGRPINGPLGYTGPVDENLIGSGLIDAQATLAALPAPGPTPTPTPTPEPTPTPEPIPTASPSPTASTTPAPAAAGQLARTGSDGSSAAPLALLGVGALAIGCLLAVRRRARSSR, encoded by the coding sequence ATGCTTCGCACTCTCGCGGCGGCGGAGGTCGACCTGCGGGCGAGCGACGATGTGCGCGCCCTCGTGGGTGTGGACGTCAATGTCCCGGGGGGCCTCGATGTCACCGACGGCAACGTCACGGTGTCGGTGCGCTTCGCGAACGCCACCGCGCAGGACGCCGCCGTCGAGGCCGCAGCGCCCCTGGGCGCGATCGTGGCGGTCACGCGATCTCTGCCGACCATCGTCGTCCAGGCCCCGCCCGCGTCGTTCGCCAGCCTCGCCGCCCTGCCCGGGGCGATCTCGGTGACCCCGGCTCTACGCCCCGTGGGGTCGGGGAGCTCGTCAACGGCTCTCGCCGTCCCGGCGCTGGAGGCTCCGGCGCCGTCGTGCCGTGAGATACCCGTGGATGCCGACCCCGTACTGCGCTCCGGCGAGGCACGCGAAGCCTTCGGCGTCGACGGCACCGGCGTGAGCGTCGGCGTCATCTCGGACTCCTTCGACAAAGCACCCACGGCAGCCACCACCCCCCAACAAGACATCGCCATCGGCTCACTGCCCGGCCCGGGAAACCCCTGCGGCCACACCACCCCCGTGCGCGTACTCGCCGACTCCCCCGGCCCCGCCAGCGACGAGGGTCGCGCGATGCTGCAGAACGTGCACGGCATCGCCCCCGGCGCCGAACTCCTGTTCGCGACGGCGGGCCCGACGACGGCCACCTTCGCCGACGCGATCCGTGATCTTCGCGCGGCCGGCGCCGACGTGATCGTCGACGACAAGATCTTCTTCGAGGAGCCGTACTACCAGCGCGGCATCGTCGCCTCCGCCGTCGCCGACGTCGTCGCAGACGGCGCGACGTACCTGAGCGCCGGGGGAAACGACGGCTCGGTCGGAAAGAAGAACGGACGCTCCGCCGGTCAGTCGACCGGGGCATGGGAGTCCGAGACGTTCACCGCGATGACCTGCCCGCAAGCGGTGCTCGACAACCTGCAACCCCCCACGCCCACGGTGGAGTGCATGAACTTCGCCCCCGATGGCACCGCCAACGCGCTCCTCGAGGCGGAGTTCGAGTCGATCGGTCCGAGTTTCCTGATGGTCACGCAATGGTCCAACCCCGTCGATGCGGTCGAGACGAACGTCTCCGCTTACGTGTTCGACACCGAGGGAAAGCTGGTCGGCACCCCCGCCAGCCTCGGGGAGACGCACCCCACCACCGTGACCGGCGTCGAGACGGGAGCGGCCGAAGGCGAGACGAAGGTCGGCACCTACCGGATCGCGCTCGTGCGCCACCGACCCGATACCGCCGACATCCGCACGAAGGTCATCTTCATGCCAGACGGCGGAGGCACGCTCGAACTGCAGTACTCGACGTGGCCGGAAGGTGTGCACGTGGGTTCTACGGCATTCGGCCACTCGGCGGATCCCGCCGCCATCGCGGTGGGCGCGGCATCCGTGCTGGCCCCCGACGCTCTGGAGGGGTTTTCGAGCCCCGGCCCGGTCACCTACCTCTTCGAGCCGGAGCGTACCGACGGAATCCCCGCGGCCCGCCTCGCCGAACCCCGGGTGATCAGTAAGCCCGACATCGTGGCGGTCAACAGGGTCCGCACGTCGTTCTTCACCCTGATGTCGACGAACCCGTCGGTCTACCGCTTCCCCGGAACCTCGTCGGCAGCGCCGATCGCCGGCGGCGTCGCCGCCCTCGCCGTGCAGCGCGCGGGCAGAGACACGTCGCCCGATGTCATCCGCGCGGCGCTCGTCGGAAGCGGCCGCCCGATCAACGGACCCCTCGGGTACACCGGGCCCGTCGATGAGAACCTCATCGGCAGCGGACTGATCGACGCCCAGGCCACCCTCGCGGCCCTCCCCGCACCCGGGCCCACGCCGACGCCGACCCCCACTCCGGAGCCGACGCCGACGCCCGAGCCGATCCCGACGGCGTCACCTTCCCCGACCGCGAGCACCACGCCTGCCCCCGCGGCAGCCGGGCAATTGGCACGTACCGGCAGCGACGGATCGTCGGCGGCGCCCCTGGCTCTGCTCGGTGTGGGAGCCCTCGCGATCGGCTGCCTCCTCGCGGTGCGCCGCCGGGCTCGCAGCTCCCGCTGA